The Actinomyces wuliandei genome contains the following window.
GGTCCCGCCGATCAGGCCACAGCCCAGCATGGTGTAGCGCCGTCCGATACGGTCGGAGATCCACGCCGACCCCAGGCGCCCCAGGAGGTCACCCAGGGAGACCAGCATGAACAGCGTGGCCACGGCGGAGACGCTGAAGCCGAAGGACTGCCCCAGCAGGCTCTGCCCCCAGGACTGGACGGTGAAGGAGCCCAGGATAAAGGAGAAAGACCCCACGGCCACCACCAGGAGCTGGCGCGGGTACCTGGTGAAGATCGCCGAGTAGGAGGTCGAGGCGGCCTGCTTGATCTCCGGAAGCCCGGCCACGTGCTCCACGGGGATCTCCATGGCCCAGGCGTAGGCCTGCCGCGCCTCCTGCTCCCGGCCCCGCGACTGCAGGAACCGGGGGGACTCGGGGACGACCCGGGTCCAGGCGAGCAGCACGATGGGGACACAGCCCACCGCGATCAGGCCCCGCCAGCCCAGGGTGTCACCGAAGTACCTGGTGACCAGGCCTCCGAGGAAGATGCCGGCCGGGATGAAGACACTGGTCAGCCCCGCCAGCAGGCCCCGCTGCCTGGCCGGGACGAACTCCTGGACGTAGGGCACGGAGGTGATGTTGAGGCCGCCTACCCCGATGCCGACGCCAGTGCGCAGGACGGCCAGCAGCACCCAGCCGTTGACCGGGGTCAGGGCGGAGGCGGCGGTGAAGAGCACCAGGACGATGATGCAGGCGATGAAGGCGGTCCTGCGGCCCAGGCTGTCGGCCAGGCGGCCCCACATCACGGAGCCGATGACGGTGCCCAGGCCTGCGCCTGCCAGGATGACCCCGGAGTGGAAGCCTGTCAGGTTCCAGCCGGGGGACTCGATCAGCATGTTGACGATGAAGCCGATGAGGAACATGTCGAAGAACTCCGACACGTTGCCGACGATAGCCATACCGATGAGGGACCGCTGGTGCCTGGTGAGAGGGTGGTTGTCTATCTGCTCAGGGGCGGTACGCCCCCGGGGAGGGCTTGTGGAGACGAGAGTGCTCATCGTTGAACCAATCGTTGGTGGGTGCAGAAGGCGTGCCGGGCGCGTGGTCAGCGCCTGGCTGTGGGGCCGGGCGGGCGCCGCGTGGGCGGCGCGTGCAGAGAGGCTGCTGCCGTCAGCGCACGATGTCCCCGCTGAGGGTCAGGTCCAGCTCGCCGGGAGCCACGCGGGTCAGGTCGCCGTGGTGAGTCAGGGCCAGCGAGGCCGTGCGCAGGCCGGTTGCAATACCTCGGATGACGTCGTCGTCGAGCCACCCGTGGAGGGTCCCGGCCACGAAGGAGTCGCCGGCGCCGGGGCGGTCCACAATGGGAACCTGCTCGATCTCGAACACCTGGTCACCCTCAGCGGTAGACAGGTAAGTCCCGCGTGCGGCGTCGGTGGACACGACGACGGGCGGGCCCAGCATCTCGCGCACGGAGCG
Protein-coding sequences here:
- a CDS encoding MFS transporter, producing MSTLVSTSPPRGRTAPEQIDNHPLTRHQRSLIGMAIVGNVSEFFDMFLIGFIVNMLIESPGWNLTGFHSGVILAGAGLGTVIGSVMWGRLADSLGRRTAFIACIIVLVLFTAASALTPVNGWVLLAVLRTGVGIGVGGLNITSVPYVQEFVPARQRGLLAGLTSVFIPAGIFLGGLVTRYFGDTLGWRGLIAVGCVPIVLLAWTRVVPESPRFLQSRGREQEARQAYAWAMEIPVEHVAGLPEIKQAASTSYSAIFTRYPRQLLVVAVGSFSFILGSFTVQSWGQSLLGQSFGFSVSAVATLFMLVSLGDLLGRLGSAWISDRIGRRYTMLGCGLIGGTGALIAAWSTTMVDSSGTTTAGYVFFVGIFIIMTFGDGAFGILNAFGGEQFPTQARSTGLGLGYGIGSVAKVVGPYFMGALMGSDEPTVEVVMVPFLIFAVMLFAGGITYMFARETKGTSLEDI